AGTTCATATACAGCGTGACTTGCTCGTCTTAGCTCCACATATTACATTATACAAAATTTGGCAAAATTTGTCGGTCGCCTTCATCCCCGCAGCAAGCTGCGGGGTATTCGGCGACATTTAAATAAATGTTTCATCCGGATATGGAATTGATGAAACATTTGCGGCTACAAAATCTACATTTTGTTCTAGATGATAATTTCTAGCAATTTTTTTGGCTTCTTCTATAAAAAGCGGGGATATATCAATTCCAACACCTTTAAACCCTTTTTCTGCCAGTTTCAAAACCGCATAGCCAGTTCCACAGCCAACATCAAGAAAAAAACTATCAGTAGATTCTGGTTCTAAAAGCGACAGATAATTTCTAAAATAATCATCTTTATGCTTGTTTAATCTTTTGAGGTATTCTTCTGATGTTTTATAGAATTCTAATAGTTGTTCTTCGTCAAATTTTTTTTGTATCATCAATTTTTCTCCCTATTACCCAGAACGCATTTGACCACCATATACTACATACAAGTGGAAGTCTCTGGACAAGCCACAAAAGCCACCACAGATAAAGTTTTCTTACCCAGTTGATATCAATAATAACTTTTTCATACTTAAAATTGCAATATTCAAATAATCTCCTCATATTAGAGATTGTGAATGAATATAGATGCCCCCTGTGTGCTTCAAAATACTTATCTTTTAATACTCTCGCAATGCTAATCTCGGTTGGTAGACATATTATTGTAATACCATTCTTTTTTAAGACCCGGTTTATTTCTCTGAGTAGAAACACCGGTGAATCCACATGCTCTAAAACATGCGAACAGAAAACAACATCAAATTCAGCATTCTGGAATGGAAGCGGTTGATTTATATCTGTTTCTTTTACTTTTAAACCTTTCTGTCTACAAATATCAACATTCGGGCTTGAAAGATCTATACCAATAGAGTCCTTTGAGAATGTCTGAAGATATTCACCTGTTGCACAACCAATATCCAGCACTTTCTTCTCAGCAAGATATGGTTTTACATACTTATATGATGCCAGAAATTGGCACGGTGTTTTATGTTCAGAATAATTCATACAGGATATAAATTC
The window above is part of the Elusimicrobiota bacterium genome. Proteins encoded here:
- a CDS encoding methyltransferase domain-containing protein, with translation MIQKKFDEEQLLEFYKTSEEYLKRLNKHKDDYFRNYLSLLEPESTDSFFLDVGCGTGYAVLKLAEKGFKGVGIDISPLFIEEAKKIARNYHLEQNVDFVAANVSSIPYPDETFI
- a CDS encoding class I SAM-dependent methyltransferase, which translates into the protein MNYSEHKTPCQFLASYKYVKPYLAEKKVLDIGCATGEYLQTFSKDSIGIDLSSPNVDICRQKGLKVKETDINQPLPFQNAEFDVVFCSHVLEHVDSPVFLLREINRVLKKNGITIICLPTEISIARVLKDKYFEAHRGHLYSFTISNMRRLFEYCNFKYEKVIIDINWVRKLYLWWLLWLVQRLPLVCSIWWSNAFWVIGRKIDDTKKI